DNA sequence from the Amycolatopsis sp. Hca4 genome:
CCAGGCGAGTCCGATGGACCGGGTGTGGGGCATCGGCCTGCCGGCGGACGACCCGCGGGCAGCGAAGCCACAAACGTGGCCAGGTCTCAACCTCCTCGGCTTCGCGCTGGCGGACGTGCGGGCGAAGCTGGGCCAGCCGTGATATCCGAGAAGTCGATCAGCCGGGTGATCGGCGGCTTGTGCTGTCCCCGGGCATCACAACTCGCCAACCGCCCCGCGAGAATGGACCAGCCGCGTGTACTCCGCGAGCAGCTCCGTCAGCTCACCGTGCTCCCCCGCCGACGCCAGCTGCTGGTGACCCACCAGCATCGCCATCCCCAACGACGTCAACGTCCGGGCCAGCTCCCGGTCGCCGACGATCGCCTCCACCGCCTTCCCCACCGTCCGCAACCGGGCGTCGTCCACACGCTTCTGCGCCGCGCGCACCGTTTCGTCGTTCCGGGCCCACGCGCGGATCGCCGCCTCCGCCTCGTGCGGGAGGCCGAGCGTCAAATCCATCAGCGCCGCGAAATCCGCCGAAGGGCCGCCCGTGCCGAAGCCCTGCTCCCGCAGGATGCGGACCTGGCGGTTCTCCCAGTGGTCCAGCAGCTGCGCCACGAACCCCGGCCAGCCACCGAAGTGGTGGTAGAACGAGCCGCTCGTGACGCCGAGGCCGCGGCACAGCGCGCCGACGTTCAGCTCGGTGAACCCGTGCCGTGCCAGTACGTCCAGCGCCGCCTCGAAGTACGCGTGCCGGGTTGCCGTCGGCATCAGACGTTCCGGTCCCGGTCCCGCCAGTACGGCTCGCGCAGCGAACGCTTGAGGATCTTACCGGTCGCGTTGCGCGGCAGCGCGTCCACCACGTCGACACTGCGCGGGCACTTGTAGTGCGCCAGGCGCTCGCGGCAGAACTCCACGATCTTCTCCGCGTCGAGCTGCTCGCCCGCGACCACGGCCTTGACCTGCTCGCCCCACCGCTCGTCCGGCACGCCGATCACCGCCACCTCGGCCACGCCGGGGAACTCCGCCACCACGCGCTCGACCTCGGGCGAGTAGACGTTCTCGCCGCCGGTGATGATCATGTCCTTGACGCGGTCTTCCAGGAACAGGAACCCGCCGTCGTCGAGGCGGCCGACGTCGCCGGTGCGGACCCAGCCGTCCACAATGGTCTCCGCGGTCGCCTCCGGCTTGCCGAGGTAGCCCGCCATCCGCTGCTCGGTGCGCACCCACACCTCGCCGGCTTCGGCGTCCGCGGTGTCCTCCTTGGTGACCGGGTCGACGATCCGGATGTCCACTCCGGACAGTGCGGTGCCCGCCGAGGCCAGCCGTTCGGGGCGCGACTCGTCGCGGTGCGCTTCGGGGTCCAGGGCGGTGACCGCGCCGGAGAGCTCGGTCATGCCGTACACCTGGGCGAACTTCACGTCCGGCCAGGCGGCGAGCACCGTGCGCAGCAGCGGGAGCGGCATCGGCGAAGCGCCGTAGCAGAGGTACTTCAGCCGGGAGAACGCCTGGAGCGCCGCCTCGCCGGCCTGCGCGATCCCGGCCACGACGGCGGGCACCAGGAAAGCGTGCGTGATCCCGGCCTGCAGCGCGGCGAACAGCGAAGCCGCGTCCGGCTCACGGGTCAGGTACGACGGTTCGCCGTAGAGGAACCCGGACACCGCGTAACAACTGCCGCCGACGTGGAACAGCGGCATCGCGACCAGGTTGACGTCGCCGGGGCCGATCGGGAACGCCGTCCCGGCGGCCAGGCCGTGCGCGAGGACGCTGCGGTGGGTCAGCACCGCGCCCTTCGGGAAGCCGGTGGTGCCGCTGGTGTACATGACCAGCACGCCGTCGTCGGTGTCCACATCGGATCCGGGGTGCGGCGCACCGGAGGCCAGGAAGGCTTCGTACTCGTCGGCGTCCCCGCCGACGACGATCACGCGCTCCACGGCGGGCAGCCGGTCGCGGATCGCGTCGAGCACGGGCCGCAGCTCGGCGCCGACGAAGACCACCTTGGCGCCCGCGTCCTTGAGCACGTAGGCGAGTTCGTCGCCGGAAAGCCGCCAGTTCACCACCGCGTCGGCCGCGCCGAGCGCGCCGGCGGCGAAGGTCGTCTCCAGACAGGCGGGGTGGTTCTTGTCGACGAACGCGACCCGGTCGCCCCGGCCGATGCCGGCGGCCGCGAGGGCGCCGGCCAGCCGCCGGACCCGCTCGTCGAACTCCGCCCAGGTCCAGCTCCGGTCGCCGAAGATCAGGGCGGTGTCGGCGGGCCGTTCCCGGGCCCAGTGCGCCAGGAGCTCGCCGAACAGCCGGATCCGCGGGCGGACGTCTTCGGGCATGGGCGTTCCCTCCGGACCGGCACTGGACCATAGACCGCTCTATGGTGCGCCGCCGCCCCGGCGGGCGTCAACACCGGACAACCGGTCGCACACCGGCCCGCCGACCGGTGTTTTCCTGACCCCGTCAGCGGTCGAAGCGGTGCCGCGCGGCTTCGATGTCCTCGATGAACCGCTGGGTCCAGCCGCACATGCTGTCGACCGTCGCGCGCAGCCCCTGCCCGGGCCGGGTGAGCGTGTACTCGACGCGCGGGGGCACGGTCGGGTGCACCTCGCGCTCGACCAGTCCGTTGCGCTCGAGCATGCGCAGGTTCTGCGTCAGCATCTTGTGGCTGATGCCGGCGACCTCGTTGCGCAGCTCGCTGAACCGCAGCGTGCGTTCGCCGAGGGTCTCGATGATCAGGAAGGCCCACTTGTTGGCGACGTCCGAGAAGATCTCGCGCGCCAGGGAATCCGCGCGGGAGAGGTCCGCGTCCTGCTTGGTCACCATCTGGTTACCCCGTCACCGAAAAGTGCCTTCTTCCGCATGGTCCAACACTCTCCTACGGTTCCTGAGTAACCACAAGAGAGCATGGAGGAAAGATGCCGGTCACCCTGCTGAACGCGCCCGAGCTGCCCGAGGTCGACGTCTACCACCAGGTCGCCGTCGCCGAAGGGACGAAGCTCGTCCACATCGCCGGGCAAGTCGCCTGGGAGACCGGAGGTGACCTCGCCGACCAGGTCGAGCAGGTCTACGTCAACGTCGCCGCCGCCTTGGCCGCGGCCGGCGGATCGTTCGACGACGTCGCGAAACTGACCTGCTACGTCGTCGACTGGACGCCGGAAAAGATGCCCGCGCTGCTCGACGGCATCGCCCGCGGCAGCGCCGAGATCGGGACGACGGCGAAGCCACCCGCCACGCTCATCGGCGTCGCGGCGCTGGACGTGCCGGAGCACCTCGTCGAAATCGAGGTGACCGCCGTCCTCTAGCCGAACAGCGCGAGCAGGCCCTCGGCCGACCGCACCACCACGTGCGCCGCCGTGCGCTCGGCGTGGGGGCGGTCCGGGCGCTCGGCTTCGTGGCGCCAGCGCCGCAGGGCGTCCAGGCCCGCGTCGTAGATTTCGTTCGGGTCCGCGTCCGGCTCCAGGCCGAGCCGGTCGGCCGGGGCCGTGCCCTGGGCGCCCAGCAGGCGGACCGCCTCCTCCGCGGGTTCGCCGGACAGCGCCGTCCGGCCGCCGCGGATGTCGGCGATCAGCCGCAGCTCGCGGAAGTCGTGCGCGGCCGCGGCGAACCGCTCCACCCGGGACACCAGCCGGTCGCCGCCGGGGCGGGGGTGTGCCGCCAGGAGCGCCTCCAGCCGGATGATCGCCGTGCGTGCCCGCAGTGCCTCCGCCCGCGCGACGAAGCACCCGGCCAGGGTGTCCCGCAGTTCGCCCAGCCCACTGCGGCGCACCAGTTCCGCCGAGAGCTTGACGCGGTCGTCGCAGCCGGTGCGGATCAGCGTGAGCGCCAGGCGGACGCCGAACATCCCGAACCGCACCACCAGCGAGCGCCGCGTCTCGACCGGGATCGGGCCCGGGAACGCCGGGTCGGTGAACGAATCCACCGACAGCACGTGCCGTTCGAGCTCTTCGCGCGGCACCGCCGCGAAGGCCGCCAGGAGGTCGAACTCGTCGTCGCGCAACGACCGGCCGCCGTACGCGAGCTGCCCGGCGACGGCGATCACGCCGAGGAACCCGGTGCACAGCGGGTCTTCCCGCCACGCGCGGCGCGCGAGCTGCTTCGCGGTGAGCAGTGCGTCGATCCGGCCCGCGCCGACCTCGTCGGCCCGGGACAGCACCAGCACCGAGTTCACCGCGCTCTGCCGGGCGAACGCCGAGCCGCCCGGCGGGTGCGCCGCGGCGAGCTCGTCCGGCTCGAGGTGGCGGACCAGCCGGACCGTCGCGTCCGGGACGTCGTCGGCCGGGCCCGGGTCGTCGAGCAGCACCAGATCGCGCAACGCGCGCGTCGGCCACTCGCCCAGCGCGGCGGCGAGCGTCGTCTTCCCCGATGACGGCGCCCCCGTGAACGCGACGCGCAGCGGCTGCTCCAGCCGGTTCAGGCAGTCGAGCAGCACCGCCGAAGCCCGCGGGTCGTCCCGGTAGAGCCCGGTCGCGGCGTGCAGCAGGTCGCGGACGTCCTGGGTCACGCCGAAAGCTCCCGCCGCTGCTGCCGTCCGGCGATCGTGCCGAGTTCGCCCGCGCGCTGGTGCAGCGCGGCGAGCCGGTCGATTTCACGGCGGATGTGCCCGGTCCGGCGTTCGCGCTCGGCGGTGCCGGCCAGGATCGTCTCGCGTTCGCGCGTCAGCTCGTCGGCGAGTTCTTCGGCCAGCCCGGTGAAGTGGTCGCGCAGGCGCCGCTGGACGACGCGGACGGCGTCACGGCATTCCTTGCTGAACTTGAGGAAGACGTCGTCGACGTGCCGCTGCGCCGCCTGCTTGGCGACGGCCTGCCGCCGCTGCAGCCGCATCCCGCCTTCGTCCTTGATCGTCTTGGCGGCGAAGGCCGCGCCCGCCCCGATCGAGACCGGGTTGATCAGCGGGAGCCCGGCGAGGCTGGTGACCAGGCCGAACATCAGCACGCCGCCGTAGGAGCCGCGCAGGCCGGTGAAGGCCTGCTGGCCGATCTTGAACTTCTCGATCTTCGGCCGCCCGACGTCGTCGAGGTGCTCCACGCCGGAGCCGTCGAGCCGCAGGTCGGGCAGCGCCCGGTCGTACTGGGCGCCAAAGCACGCCGCGACCGCTTGCGCGATCCACTCCGCCCGGTCGGCCAGCCACGTGTAGTTGACGTCGACCGCCTCGGCCAGCGCGTTGTCCAGCCAGGGCGCGAAGTCGTCCCACACCTTCGCCGGATCGCCCTCGTCGAAGGTCCGGTCGATGGTGGTGACGATCTTGCGGGTCCGCTCGCGCAGGTCGTACTCGGCGTCGGACAGCAGGTCGGTGATCTCGTCGGACAGCAGGTTCTGCCACCGGGTGTTCTGCCGGCGCAGGTCGTCGGCGCGGCGCTGGGCCCGCTGCAGCAGCGCGGCCTGGCCGAGCCCGGCGTCCTGGGCGACGGTGTCGATGCGGTCGCGCAGGGACTCCACCAGCTCGGCCGCGGCGGCGCGCACGCCCACCGCGGCCAGCAGCGCGCGGGACTGCTCGGGCGGGCGCGCGGCCTGCTCGGCGATCCAGGCCAGCAGTTCCGGGAAACCGGAGCGCGCGTTGAGTTCCGCGTCACCGGTCTTCGCCGCGGCCTGGCGCACCACGGCCGAAACGGGCAGGACGGGCGCATCGATCCCGGCCTCGGCGAGCATCGCGCGGTTGCGCTCGGCGACCGCGCGCCACCCGGGGGAGGCGTCGATCTTCGTGAGCGCCAGCACGACGTGCGGGCACCAGGTCCGCACGTGCCGGGCGAGGGCGAGTTCGGCGGCGCTCAGCGGCGCGGTCGCGTCGGAGACGAGGATCACCGCGTCCGCTTCGGCGAGCAGGTCCAGCGCCGCGGCCGTGCGCGGTGACCGCGGGTCACCGACGGGCGGGGTGTCGACCAGGACGAGGCCGGCCGAGAGGAGTTCGCGCGGCACGCCGACTTCGACACGGCTGAGCGTGCCGGCCGGCCGGGCGCCGAGCTCGCCGGTGAGCCGTTCGACCGCGACCGGGATCCGTTCGCGAGAGCGGCCGACCAGGGTCGCGGCGGGTTCGGGCGAGTAGGCGATTTCGGTGGGAACGGCGGGCGTCGCGGCGTCGCCGACCGCGCACACCGGCGCGTTCAGCACCGCGTTGAGCAGGTAACCCTTGCCCTGTTTGGGAAAACCGAGCACGCCGAGCCGGATCTGCCCCGGCGGGGCGTCCCGGCGTCTGCGCAGGCGCTCGGCGAGATCGGCGCGGCCGTGCGTGCGGCACGCGTCCAGCGTCTCGTTGAGCACTTCGAGCCAAGCCGGTGCGGTCACGATGGACGAGTGTCCCCGGTTCACTCCCCGTACGCACACCGGGTGCCCGTCCCGCGGCTGCACCCAGACCGCGGGACGGGCACCGGTGACCGGTTCGGGGATCAGTGCCCGATGTGGATGTCGTTGCCCGAGGCGATGTCGCCAAGGTGCAGGTTGCCCAGGGCGTTGTGGCTGACGTCGGCGACGTCGGACACCACGTCGTGGACGGCCGTGCCGTTGCCCGAGGCCAGCTCACCGACGTTGCCGACGGTGTTGTGGTCGGCGCTGATGCCGGTGGCGGAGGTCACCGTGTTGGTGACGTCACCGAGGCCGTGGACGGCGCCGGCAACCTCGCCGGTGACGTGCTTGACGTCGAGGTCGCCCGCGCCCTTGAGGATGCCGGAGAAGTCGCCGACGTTGCCCACGACCGAGTTCACGGTGTGGGTCAGGTCGCCGCTGACGTCGCCGACGTGCGAGGTGGCCTCGTAGACCGGGGCGGTCGCGTTGTTGGAGACGTTGCCCAGCACGCTCTCGCCGA
Encoded proteins:
- a CDS encoding TetR/AcrR family transcriptional regulator gives rise to the protein MPTATRHAYFEAALDVLARHGFTELNVGALCRGLGVTSGSFYHHFGGWPGFVAQLLDHWENRQVRILREQGFGTGGPSADFAALMDLTLGLPHEAEAAIRAWARNDETVRAAQKRVDDARLRTVGKAVEAIVGDRELARTLTSLGMAMLVGHQQLASAGEHGELTELLAEYTRLVHSRGAVGEL
- a CDS encoding long-chain fatty acid--CoA ligase, giving the protein MPEDVRPRIRLFGELLAHWARERPADTALIFGDRSWTWAEFDERVRRLAGALAAAGIGRGDRVAFVDKNHPACLETTFAAGALGAADAVVNWRLSGDELAYVLKDAGAKVVFVGAELRPVLDAIRDRLPAVERVIVVGGDADEYEAFLASGAPHPGSDVDTDDGVLVMYTSGTTGFPKGAVLTHRSVLAHGLAAGTAFPIGPGDVNLVAMPLFHVGGSCYAVSGFLYGEPSYLTREPDAASLFAALQAGITHAFLVPAVVAGIAQAGEAALQAFSRLKYLCYGASPMPLPLLRTVLAAWPDVKFAQVYGMTELSGAVTALDPEAHRDESRPERLASAGTALSGVDIRIVDPVTKEDTADAEAGEVWVRTEQRMAGYLGKPEATAETIVDGWVRTGDVGRLDDGGFLFLEDRVKDMIITGGENVYSPEVERVVAEFPGVAEVAVIGVPDERWGEQVKAVVAGEQLDAEKIVEFCRERLAHYKCPRSVDVVDALPRNATGKILKRSLREPYWRDRDRNV
- a CDS encoding helix-turn-helix domain-containing protein — encoded protein: MVTKQDADLSRADSLAREIFSDVANKWAFLIIETLGERTLRFSELRNEVAGISHKMLTQNLRMLERNGLVEREVHPTVPPRVEYTLTRPGQGLRATVDSMCGWTQRFIEDIEAARHRFDR
- a CDS encoding RidA family protein, producing MPVTLLNAPELPEVDVYHQVAVAEGTKLVHIAGQVAWETGGDLADQVEQVYVNVAAALAAAGGSFDDVAKLTCYVVDWTPEKMPALLDGIARGSAEIGTTAKPPATLIGVAALDVPEHLVEIEVTAVL
- a CDS encoding GTPase, producing MTQDVRDLLHAATGLYRDDPRASAVLLDCLNRLEQPLRVAFTGAPSSGKTTLAAALGEWPTRALRDLVLLDDPGPADDVPDATVRLVRHLEPDELAAAHPPGGSAFARQSAVNSVLVLSRADEVGAGRIDALLTAKQLARRAWREDPLCTGFLGVIAVAGQLAYGGRSLRDDEFDLLAAFAAVPREELERHVLSVDSFTDPAFPGPIPVETRRSLVVRFGMFGVRLALTLIRTGCDDRVKLSAELVRRSGLGELRDTLAGCFVARAEALRARTAIIRLEALLAAHPRPGGDRLVSRVERFAAAAHDFRELRLIADIRGGRTALSGEPAEEAVRLLGAQGTAPADRLGLEPDADPNEIYDAGLDALRRWRHEAERPDRPHAERTAAHVVVRSAEGLLALFG
- a CDS encoding isoniazid inducible protein IniA, whose translation is MTAPAWLEVLNETLDACRTHGRADLAERLRRRRDAPPGQIRLGVLGFPKQGKGYLLNAVLNAPVCAVGDAATPAVPTEIAYSPEPAATLVGRSRERIPVAVERLTGELGARPAGTLSRVEVGVPRELLSAGLVLVDTPPVGDPRSPRTAAALDLLAEADAVILVSDATAPLSAAELALARHVRTWCPHVVLALTKIDASPGWRAVAERNRAMLAEAGIDAPVLPVSAVVRQAAAKTGDAELNARSGFPELLAWIAEQAARPPEQSRALLAAVGVRAAAAELVESLRDRIDTVAQDAGLGQAALLQRAQRRADDLRRQNTRWQNLLSDEITDLLSDAEYDLRERTRKIVTTIDRTFDEGDPAKVWDDFAPWLDNALAEAVDVNYTWLADRAEWIAQAVAACFGAQYDRALPDLRLDGSGVEHLDDVGRPKIEKFKIGQQAFTGLRGSYGGVLMFGLVTSLAGLPLINPVSIGAGAAFAAKTIKDEGGMRLQRRQAVAKQAAQRHVDDVFLKFSKECRDAVRVVQRRLRDHFTGLAEELADELTRERETILAGTAERERRTGHIRREIDRLAALHQRAGELGTIAGRQQRRELSA